A single Silvibacterium dinghuense DNA region contains:
- a CDS encoding sugar MFS transporter has translation MAISHAGSSTRVTAAPAGSNNYRSAFAMVTTLFFVWGFLTSLNDILIPHLKAIFELNYAKAMLVQFAFFGSYAAFGFISGKIVEWIGYQRTMVLGLLTMGVGAIGFIPAANIPSFGLFLTALIVLAAGITALQVAANPYVTVLGPPQTASSRLNLTQAFNSLGTTIGPPLGGLLILKGADIAADKLKAMSPAALHAYRLQQAATVKFPYIAITLALIVLALAIALYKFPRLDNTKDYRPTKAGQKGDSIWRYPHVVLGAVCIFMYVGAEVSLGSFLINYFNQPKIAGISELAAAGFVPFYWGGAMMGRFIGSAVLQKVKTTHLLTFCAFVAMALVLISMGTTYTSGAVTNIHLNLLFWQGTLALPHSWPMWTILAVGFFNSIMFPSIFTLGIAEMGPLTGEASGLLVTAIVGGAVLPEIQGILADKIGLQHAFIVPVICYLFIAYYGWRGARIIQPSLD, from the coding sequence ATGGCCATCAGTCACGCAGGAAGTTCTACCCGAGTTACCGCCGCGCCCGCCGGCTCCAATAACTACCGCAGCGCCTTTGCCATGGTCACCACACTGTTTTTCGTGTGGGGCTTTCTGACCTCGCTCAATGACATCCTGATCCCGCACCTGAAAGCCATCTTCGAGCTGAACTACGCCAAGGCGATGCTGGTGCAGTTCGCCTTCTTCGGCTCCTACGCCGCCTTCGGGTTCATCTCGGGCAAGATCGTGGAATGGATCGGCTATCAGCGCACGATGGTGCTTGGGCTGCTGACCATGGGCGTTGGCGCCATCGGGTTTATCCCGGCCGCGAATATCCCGTCCTTCGGGCTCTTCCTCACCGCGCTGATCGTGCTGGCCGCCGGCATCACGGCGCTGCAGGTGGCGGCGAATCCGTATGTCACGGTGCTCGGACCGCCGCAGACCGCCTCGAGCCGCCTGAACCTGACGCAGGCCTTCAACTCGCTCGGCACCACGATCGGACCGCCGCTCGGCGGCCTGCTCATCCTCAAGGGCGCCGACATCGCAGCCGACAAGCTCAAGGCCATGTCTCCGGCCGCGCTGCACGCCTACCGCCTGCAGCAGGCAGCCACGGTTAAGTTTCCGTATATCGCCATCACGCTGGCGCTGATCGTGCTGGCCCTGGCCATCGCGCTCTACAAGTTCCCGCGCCTGGACAACACGAAGGACTACCGCCCCACCAAGGCCGGACAGAAGGGCGACAGCATCTGGCGCTATCCGCACGTGGTGCTGGGCGCGGTCTGCATCTTCATGTATGTGGGCGCCGAGGTCTCGCTGGGCAGCTTCCTGATCAACTACTTCAACCAGCCGAAGATTGCCGGCATCTCAGAGCTGGCCGCGGCCGGCTTCGTGCCCTTTTACTGGGGCGGAGCCATGATGGGCCGCTTCATCGGCTCAGCCGTATTGCAGAAGGTAAAGACCACGCACCTGCTTACCTTCTGCGCCTTCGTCGCCATGGCTCTGGTCCTCATCAGCATGGGAACCACCTACACCTCGGGCGCGGTCACCAATATCCACCTGAACCTTCTCTTCTGGCAGGGCACGCTCGCGCTGCCCCACTCCTGGCCGATGTGGACCATCCTGGCGGTGGGCTTCTTCAACTCGATCATGTTCCCCAGCATCTTCACGCTGGGCATTGCCGAGATGGGACCGCTGACGGGTGAGGCCTCGGGACTGCTGGTCACGGCGATTGTCGGCGGCGCGGTGCTGCCGGAGATCCAGGGCATTCTGGCCGATAAGATCGGCCTGCAGCATGCCTTTATCGTCCCGGTGATCTGCTATCTCTTCATCGCCTACTACGGCTGGCGCGGTGCACGGATCATCCAGCCGTCGCTCGACTAA